A genomic region of Cyprinus carpio isolate SPL01 chromosome B11, ASM1834038v1, whole genome shotgun sequence contains the following coding sequences:
- the LOC109100638 gene encoding adiponectin receptor protein 1-like, translating to MSGQIRSASHADCQVTEECHVPADVELMGLGPLLKENGPIGAKAVQSEASQGANSLADDEVEDEVVGEVLTLPLQAHHAMEKMEEFVHKVWEGRWRVIPFHVLPEWLKDNDYLLHGHRPPMPSFRACFGSIFRIHTETGNIWTHLLGLILFLCLGTLTMLRPNMYFMAPLQEKVVFGMFFLGAVLCLSFSWLFHTVYCHSEKVSRTFSKLDYSGIALLIMGSFVPWLYYSFYCSPQPRLIYLTIVCVLGIAAIVVAQWDRFSTPRHRPTRAGVFMGLGLSGIVPTMHFTIEEGFVKATTVGQMGWFYLMGAMYITGAGLYAARIPERYFPGKCDIWFHSHQIFHVLVVAAAFIHFYGVSNLQEFRYGLEGGCTDDTLL from the exons ATGTCAGGCCAAATCAGGTCTGCCAGTCATGCAGACTGCCAGGTCACGGAGGAATGCCACGTTCCAGCCGACGTGGAGCTGATGGGGTTGGGTCCCCTGCTGAAGGAAAACGGCCCCATAGGAGCCAAAGCAGTCCAGTCAGAGGCAAGCCAG GGAGCAAACAGTCTCGCTGACGATGAAGTGGAGGATGAAGTTGTTGGAGAAGTTCTGACGCTACCACTGCAGGCTCACCATGCAATGGAGAAGATGGAGGAGTTTGTGCATAAG GTCTGGGAGGGCCGCTGGAGGGTCATTCCCTTTCACGTCTTGCCGGAGTGGCTAAAAGACAATGACTACCTCCTGCACGGTCATCGGCCTCCCATGCCCTCATTCCGTGCCTGCTTTGGGAGCATTTTCAGGATCCACACAGAGACTGGGAATATCTGGACTCATTTGCTGG GGTTAATCTTATTCTTATGCCTGGGCACACTTACCATGCTAAGGCCCAATATGTACTTCATGGCCCCGTTGCAGGAGAAGGTGGTGTTTGGGATGTTCTTCTTGGGTGCAGTGCTGTGCCTCAGCTTCTCTTGGCTTTTTCACACTGTCTACTGCCATTCTGAGAAAGTCTCTCGCACTTTCTCCAA acTAGACTACTCTGGCATTGCTTTGCTGATCATGGGCTCTTTTGTACCCTGGCTTTACTACTCCTTCTACTGCTCTCCTCAGCCGCGTCTCATCTACCTCACAATTGTCTGTGTGTTGGGCATTGCAGCTATTGTTGTTGCCCAGTGGGACCGGTTCTCCACTCCCCGCCACAGACCCACCAGAGCAG gAGTTTTCATGGGTCTTGGACTGAGCGGGATCGTCCCCACCATGCATTTCACCATTGAGGAGGGTTTCGTCAAGGCCACTACTGTTGGACAGATGGGCTGGTTCTATTTAATGGGTGCCATGTACATCACAGGTGCTGGGCTGTATGCTGCACGAATCCCAGAGCGCTATTTCCCGGGCAAGTGTGATATTTGG TTTCACTCACACCAGATATTCCATGTGCTGGTGGTGGCAGCGGCCTTCATTCATTTCTATGGTGTGTCCAACCTGCAGGAGTTCCGCTATGGCCTTGAGGGAGGCTGCACTGATGACACTCTCCTCTGA